A stretch of Geobacter sp. DNA encodes these proteins:
- a CDS encoding histidine kinase, translated as MQDEALSYVVGEEKGLCELLLDSEVQPLLEGMLVAGATSAAITDQDGDELWVARDPARLGKEIVSLPISLEGETVGALRIGGPDETAQTLICIAQLLGVAIDTLLRTNLKRMLTTEIHTSVVNSSYDELIEANRQLTESEMRYRKLAESLEQKVKERSAELKKAHAHLLQQEKMAAVGQLASGIAHEINNPLGFITSNLHTLQKYVSRLITMLEYQKTLFGIKMDDEAKMQHADHKWQELKLNSILTDVGDLLQESLNGAERVTRIVADLKGFSHVDELGAVPVDINAELERTLSVLTHELGTHATIVREFQPLPLLPCMPATLGQVFLNIIMNAIQAKPSGLKLTLSTAWDGERIRISIADNGPGIPHDIRAKIFEPFFTTREVGSGTGMGLAVVYDTVLRLGGMVAVTDSAAGGADFTITIPIRRD; from the coding sequence ATGCAGGACGAGGCCTTGTCATACGTGGTCGGCGAGGAGAAAGGGTTATGCGAACTCCTTCTCGACAGCGAAGTACAGCCGCTTCTCGAAGGGATGCTCGTCGCGGGTGCCACCTCTGCAGCAATCACAGACCAGGATGGCGATGAACTCTGGGTTGCGCGTGATCCGGCTCGGCTCGGCAAAGAGATCGTCAGTCTTCCGATCAGTCTCGAAGGCGAGACTGTGGGAGCCCTCCGAATCGGCGGTCCTGATGAAACCGCACAAACCCTCATCTGCATTGCCCAACTGCTCGGTGTTGCCATTGATACGCTGCTGCGCACAAACCTCAAGCGGATGCTGACCACTGAAATACACACCAGCGTCGTGAACAGCTCCTACGACGAACTGATCGAGGCCAACCGGCAGTTGACCGAATCCGAGATGCGTTACCGGAAACTTGCCGAAAGCCTGGAACAGAAGGTCAAGGAGCGGAGTGCCGAATTGAAAAAGGCCCACGCCCACCTTCTTCAGCAAGAAAAGATGGCTGCGGTGGGACAGCTCGCTTCAGGTATTGCCCATGAAATCAACAACCCGCTCGGCTTCATCACCAGCAATCTCCATACCCTGCAAAAGTACGTATCCCGCCTTATTACCATGTTGGAGTATCAGAAGACGCTTTTCGGAATAAAAATGGATGACGAGGCAAAGATGCAGCACGCAGATCACAAGTGGCAGGAATTGAAGCTCAACTCGATACTGACCGATGTGGGGGACCTGCTTCAGGAGAGCCTCAACGGCGCTGAACGGGTCACCAGGATCGTCGCCGACCTCAAAGGGTTCTCCCATGTGGACGAACTCGGCGCAGTGCCTGTCGACATCAATGCGGAACTGGAACGAACCCTGAGTGTCCTCACCCATGAACTGGGAACCCATGCGACCATAGTGCGGGAATTCCAGCCGCTACCGCTGCTCCCGTGCATGCCTGCGACCCTTGGACAGGTCTTTCTCAACATCATCATGAACGCTATCCAGGCCAAACCGTCGGGGCTGAAACTGACCCTCTCAACTGCCTGGGACGGCGAACGGATCAGAATCAGCATCGCTGACAACGGCCCCGGCATTCCCCACGATATCAGGGCAAAGATCTTCGAACCGTTCTTCACCACCCGTGAAGTAGGGAGCGGCACCGGTATGGGGCTGGCAGTGGTATACGACACGGTGCTCAGGCTCGGAGGGATGGTCGCCGTTACCGACAGTGCAGCCGGCGGAGCCGACTTCACCATTACGATCCCGATCAGGAGGGATTGA
- a CDS encoding response regulator, which yields MNATILIVDDEPHVIAALKRALSDEPFEVIGAASGEEALGIMAGHRIKVVISDECMPGMDGAEFLGLVRQRHPTTIRFLLTGHASVEATMRAVNSGEIYRFFTKPWNDVELKLAIRSALEKFDLEEENRRLLKTVKRQSSELRALEVHYPGISEVKRDAKGALVLPEVSDEEISRIIAQCNDDPSRSGN from the coding sequence ATGAACGCAACGATCCTGATTGTCGACGACGAGCCCCATGTCATCGCCGCCTTGAAGAGGGCACTCTCCGATGAACCGTTCGAGGTGATCGGTGCCGCAAGTGGTGAAGAGGCGCTTGGGATCATGGCCGGACACCGTATCAAGGTGGTCATCTCCGACGAATGCATGCCAGGAATGGATGGCGCCGAATTTCTCGGGCTGGTGCGGCAACGCCACCCGACCACCATCCGTTTCCTTTTGACCGGCCATGCCAGCGTAGAGGCAACCATGCGGGCAGTGAACAGCGGCGAGATCTATCGCTTTTTCACCAAACCCTGGAATGATGTAGAACTGAAACTGGCGATACGTAGCGCCCTGGAAAAGTTCGACCTGGAAGAGGAAAACCGTCGGCTGCTCAAAACCGTGAAGCGTCAATCCAGCGAGTTGCGTGCCCTGGAGGTTCATTACCCCGGTATCAGCGAGGTAAAGCGGGACGCTAAGGGTGCCCTTGTTCTGCCCGAAGTGAGCGACGAAGAGATCTCCCGTATCATTGCCCAATGCAATGATGATCCGAGTCGGTCCGGTAACTGA
- a CDS encoding HD domain-containing protein has translation MTTGTIQTISKILLVDDEENITRAITRLLMEEEDLDILTASSGDDGLDLLRRHPDVALILSDQRMPGMSGAEFLQLSQAIAPEAIRMVLTGYADINLVIDAINKGGAARYITKPWDDGMLVQTIRDGVKQFQLLRENQRLSALVQQQNDELKEWNTNLKQKVMEHTVTIRKQNEDLAEKNRLIGESFKGIIAAFSRLVELCGRSSQSHSRNVATMAVGIAKDLGLSDKEQEMIQTAALLHDIGEIGIPTAILEMKMSAMSPEEKRVYLQHAVRGQTAIDAVEGLREVGVLIRHHHEHFDGSGFPEGIAGEAIPLGARIIAIADFIDREMANQSGEIALNMTLSKVLNQQGHQLDPTLVKHAKRYARYQYFAPTGKQRDDVEREYQVSELISGLQLTRNFQSGTGLLLLSKGTVLDWHKIDAIKRYYQIDPPQGGIFAMTARQDGD, from the coding sequence ATGACTACAGGAACAATACAAACAATCAGCAAGATCCTTCTGGTTGATGACGAAGAAAACATCACCCGGGCGATTACCCGGCTGTTGATGGAAGAGGAAGATCTGGATATCCTGACCGCCTCCTCGGGAGACGATGGGCTGGACCTTCTCCGCAGGCATCCCGATGTGGCCCTGATCCTCTCGGACCAGCGGATGCCAGGCATGAGCGGAGCGGAGTTTCTGCAGCTGTCGCAAGCCATCGCCCCCGAAGCGATCCGCATGGTGCTGACGGGCTATGCGGACATCAACTTGGTTATCGACGCCATCAACAAGGGGGGCGCGGCGCGCTACATCACCAAGCCCTGGGATGACGGCATGCTGGTGCAGACCATCCGCGACGGGGTGAAACAGTTCCAGCTGCTCCGGGAAAATCAACGACTGTCCGCACTAGTCCAGCAACAGAACGATGAACTCAAGGAATGGAACACCAATCTGAAGCAGAAGGTGATGGAGCATACCGTCACCATCCGCAAACAGAACGAGGACCTCGCGGAAAAAAACCGCCTGATCGGGGAAAGCTTCAAGGGGATCATCGCGGCCTTCTCGCGGCTGGTCGAACTCTGCGGCAGGAGTTCGCAGAGCCACTCCAGGAATGTCGCAACAATGGCGGTAGGGATCGCAAAGGACCTGGGACTTTCCGATAAAGAGCAGGAGATGATCCAGACCGCGGCCCTTTTGCACGACATCGGCGAAATCGGCATCCCCACTGCCATCCTCGAAATGAAGATGAGTGCCATGAGTCCCGAGGAGAAACGGGTTTACCTGCAGCATGCCGTCAGGGGGCAGACAGCCATAGACGCCGTTGAAGGGCTTCGTGAAGTCGGGGTGCTGATCCGCCATCACCACGAACATTTCGATGGGAGCGGCTTCCCCGAAGGGATTGCCGGAGAAGCCATCCCTCTCGGTGCAAGGATCATCGCCATCGCCGATTTCATCGACCGGGAAATGGCCAACCAGAGCGGCGAAATCGCCCTCAACATGACCCTTTCAAAGGTTCTCAACCAGCAGGGACACCAGCTCGACCCAACCCTCGTCAAGCATGCCAAACGTTATGCCCGCTATCAGTATTTCGCACCCACCGGCAAGCAGAGAGATGACGTCGAACGCGAATATCAGGTCAGCGAATTGATATCCGGGCTGCAACTGACCAGGAATTTCCAGAGCGGCACCGGTCTGCTTCTCCTGTCAAAGGGAACGGTGCTCGACTGGCACAAGATTGATGCCATCAAGCGCTACTACCAGATAGACCCTCCCCAGGGGGGAATCTTCGCCATGACCGCGAGGCAGGACGGTGATTGA
- a CDS encoding response regulator has protein sequence MSETILFVDDEQNILSALQRVFVDSNLQILTTSNPLQAIDICRSKPVAVVVSDNMMPEMRGVELLAELKKVSPQTVKILMTAYADLPTALQAINSGEVYRFIVKPWQEQELVKAISEGIARSRILAALGRENEAILRSLAQTIELKDHYTRGHCDRVAGYALTIAGKLDLPEPLVREIRHGSWLHDCGKIGVPETILNSSGKLSDQEFATIRLHPDWGASVAEQASLPVTVINIIRFHHERYDGNGYPLGLQGEDIPLEARIVAVADVFDALTTDRPYKQAFTFDQARKIMLEMKGTSLDPRLVELFLIALDPIAQHEG, from the coding sequence ATGAGCGAAACCATTCTGTTCGTCGACGATGAGCAAAACATCCTCAGTGCCTTGCAACGGGTATTCGTCGACAGCAATCTCCAGATACTGACCACCAGCAACCCGTTGCAGGCAATCGACATATGCCGATCCAAACCGGTGGCAGTCGTCGTATCGGACAACATGATGCCAGAGATGAGGGGGGTCGAGCTGCTCGCCGAGTTGAAAAAGGTCTCTCCTCAAACGGTAAAGATTCTCATGACCGCCTATGCCGATCTCCCCACCGCCCTGCAGGCGATCAACAGCGGCGAGGTCTACCGGTTCATCGTCAAACCATGGCAAGAGCAGGAACTGGTGAAGGCGATCAGCGAAGGCATCGCCCGCTCACGCATTCTTGCCGCCCTGGGACGGGAAAACGAGGCGATTCTCCGCTCTCTGGCCCAGACCATCGAACTCAAGGATCATTACACCAGGGGGCACTGCGATCGGGTTGCGGGTTACGCACTCACCATTGCCGGAAAGCTCGACCTGCCCGAACCGCTCGTCAGGGAGATCCGCCACGGCAGCTGGCTCCATGACTGCGGCAAGATCGGGGTGCCTGAGACGATACTCAACTCCAGCGGCAAACTCAGTGACCAGGAGTTTGCAACCATCCGCCTCCATCCCGACTGGGGAGCATCTGTTGCCGAGCAGGCCAGTCTGCCAGTCACCGTTATCAACATCATCCGCTTTCACCACGAACGCTATGACGGCAATGGCTACCCACTTGGGCTGCAGGGGGAAGATATCCCCCTGGAAGCCAGAATTGTGGCGGTTGCCGATGTCTTCGACGCCCTGACAACCGATCGTCCCTATAAACAGGCCTTTACGTTCGATCAGGCACGAAAGATCATGCTCGAAATGAAAGGAACAAGCCTCGATCCACGTCTGGTCGAGCTGTTTCTCATCGCTTTAGACCCCATTGCCCAGCATGAAGGGTGA
- a CDS encoding response regulator, protein MAKYSELFRAENTVPANETPSAVTERNGQQFTILFVDDEENVLSAMRRIFLEEDYTILTATSADKALVVMEREQVHLLVSDHRMPGMTGAELLKEVKNRWPETIRIMLTGHADVNSIMGAVKEGAVYKFITKPWNDEDLRLTVSLALQQYVLMQENRRLRELARTQQIKIKNFSNLFDENRGMLGSILVKSGVIRQEELEHASRELEKGEFLSDALVRLGMTSEAKIIKTLQGNLNIEYVDLREYAINTATAHFLPRDLCERNRMLPIRLDGRQLTLAMADPSDIYKLDNIAMMTGFKVIPLLASSSEIMATIKRIYGESERLNELEDFSDLEPLDEIDIVIDDEEKDISIQELIGSSEVPPVIRIVNAIISEAVRYRASDIHLEAKTKYTLVRFRIDGLLHNKIKIPVDLHPAIVSRIKILAKMDISERRKPQDGRITVKAGTRVVDMRVSSMPTLNGEKIVLRILDKSASIKNLQELGVLPDDMRKIATMVKKPQGVIITTGPTGSGKTTMLYSILAAMLESSKNFETIEEPIEYFVEEANQVAVREKIGLSFDQILRATLRQDPDVILVGEIRDYDTADVAFKASLTGHMVLSTLHTNSSIASITRLIDMGVKPYIIASALEGLIAQRLVRRICTDCAEPIPPNPEIMALLHVPPGLLGATVMQGKGCEQCNNSGYRGRTGIFELFIMNEDFRQFIGTSYKESDLLEMARANGMRTLIEDGIEKVRQGLTTLQELLRVIGPQLAYERSCDNCKRQIDAKFLFCPHCGTFREHFCRTCRLPLEESWQNCPFCGKAKESHEYPSDNATRRRP, encoded by the coding sequence ATGGCAAAGTACTCTGAACTGTTCAGAGCAGAAAATACAGTACCGGCGAACGAGACGCCTTCGGCAGTTACCGAGCGGAACGGCCAGCAGTTCACCATCCTCTTTGTTGACGATGAAGAAAACGTCCTGTCGGCCATGAGGCGAATCTTCCTTGAGGAAGATTACACGATCCTGACTGCAACCAGCGCCGACAAGGCCCTGGTCGTCATGGAACGGGAGCAGGTCCACTTGTTGGTCTCCGATCACCGGATGCCCGGCATGACCGGCGCCGAACTGCTCAAGGAGGTAAAGAACCGCTGGCCCGAAACCATCAGGATCATGCTGACCGGTCATGCCGATGTCAACTCCATCATGGGAGCGGTCAAGGAAGGGGCGGTCTACAAGTTCATCACCAAACCGTGGAACGACGAAGATCTCCGCCTGACAGTCAGCCTCGCCCTCCAACAGTATGTCCTGATGCAGGAAAACCGGCGACTGAGGGAGCTGGCACGGACCCAGCAGATCAAGATCAAGAACTTCTCCAACCTTTTCGATGAGAATCGCGGCATGTTGGGGAGCATCCTGGTAAAATCCGGAGTGATCCGCCAGGAAGAGCTAGAACACGCCTCAAGAGAACTCGAAAAAGGGGAATTCCTGAGCGACGCGCTGGTAAGGCTCGGTATGACCAGCGAAGCAAAGATCATCAAGACGTTGCAAGGAAATCTGAATATCGAGTATGTCGATCTCCGCGAATACGCCATTAACACAGCTACTGCCCATTTCCTTCCCCGCGACCTCTGCGAACGGAACCGGATGCTGCCGATCCGGCTGGATGGCCGCCAGCTCACCCTGGCCATGGCCGACCCATCCGACATCTACAAGCTCGACAACATTGCCATGATGACCGGCTTCAAGGTTATCCCCCTCCTGGCCTCAAGCAGCGAGATCATGGCCACCATCAAGCGGATCTATGGCGAATCGGAACGGTTGAATGAACTGGAAGACTTCAGCGACCTCGAGCCGCTGGACGAGATCGATATCGTCATCGACGATGAAGAAAAGGATATCAGCATCCAGGAGCTGATCGGCTCCTCCGAAGTTCCACCCGTAATCAGGATCGTCAATGCCATCATCTCCGAGGCGGTCCGTTACCGGGCCAGCGACATACACCTTGAGGCAAAAACCAAGTACACCCTGGTACGCTTCCGGATCGACGGCCTTTTGCACAACAAGATCAAGATCCCCGTCGATCTTCATCCTGCCATTGTTTCGCGCATCAAGATCCTCGCCAAGATGGATATTTCCGAGCGCCGGAAACCGCAGGACGGCCGGATCACCGTCAAGGCTGGAACGAGGGTCGTAGATATGCGGGTCTCCTCCATGCCGACCCTGAATGGCGAGAAGATTGTGCTGCGGATTCTCGACAAGAGTGCCTCCATTAAAAACCTGCAGGAGTTGGGGGTGCTCCCCGACGACATGAGGAAGATCGCCACCATGGTGAAAAAGCCGCAGGGGGTCATCATCACCACCGGCCCCACCGGCAGCGGCAAAACCACCATGCTCTATTCCATACTCGCAGCAATGCTGGAAAGCAGCAAAAACTTCGAGACCATCGAAGAGCCGATCGAGTATTTCGTGGAAGAGGCCAATCAGGTTGCGGTGCGTGAAAAAATCGGCCTCTCCTTCGACCAGATCCTGCGGGCGACCCTGCGCCAGGATCCGGATGTCATTCTCGTTGGCGAAATCCGTGACTATGACACCGCAGACGTGGCGTTCAAGGCGTCGCTCACCGGCCACATGGTCCTCTCCACCCTCCATACCAACAGTTCCATCGCTTCCATCACCCGCCTTATCGATATGGGGGTCAAACCATACATCATTGCCTCAGCACTCGAAGGGCTCATCGCCCAACGCCTGGTCAGGCGGATCTGCACCGACTGTGCAGAGCCAATCCCCCCTAACCCTGAAATCATGGCTTTGCTGCACGTACCGCCGGGGCTTCTGGGTGCAACGGTCATGCAGGGCAAGGGATGCGAACAGTGCAACAACTCGGGCTACAGGGGAAGAACTGGGATTTTTGAGCTGTTCATCATGAACGAGGACTTCAGACAGTTCATCGGCACCAGCTACAAGGAGTCGGATCTGCTTGAGATGGCCCGCGCCAACGGGATGCGGACCCTGATCGAGGACGGGATCGAAAAGGTGCGCCAGGGGCTGACAACGCTACAGGAGCTGCTGAGGGTCATCGGGCCGCAACTGGCCTATGAACGGAGCTGCGACAACTGCAAGCGGCAGATCGATGCCAAGTTTCTGTTCTGTCCGCACTGCGGCACGTTCCGCGAACATTTCTGTCGGACTTGCCGGCTCCCTCTTGAAGAGTCCTGGCAAAACTGTCCCTTCTGCGGCAAAGCGAAAGAATCGCACGAATATCCCAGTGACAATGCAACGAGGAGAAGACCATGA
- a CDS encoding outer membrane beta-barrel domain-containing protein, with protein sequence MLIAPGRWSSAYSRGVRTSTTQWLSRSCSENERVWGMSLSPGKTSYNSAARLRMQGYTCCNHEHWCNSHTGTGSTAIEGILSCQAITLWYKTRQCRGDFSLMKGGCMKRRIVCLAAAALLTVAGSAWAGNQAGVFSVSPFFGGYIFDGVEHQEMSPTVGLRAGYNFTKNLGAEGAFGFTSSDGTKNDSNLRVYNYNLDVLYHFIPDSQLVPFIAAGFGGRSAEYEAFDKMRTRGAFNYGAGVKYFLTDEVAFRGDVRHLIFKDDLLGQVNNQTLHNVEYSVGISFLFGGAKPAPAPVVEPKPAPVVAPVPPPAPKPAPPAPEASLAVSPGSVTKGEAVTITWACKNSDSADIQPGIGKVPPQGSRTLSPADNTDYILTCSSATGSATSAASVGVTQPAAPVATLTAIPAAITKGGSSTIEWACQNATAADIQPDLGTVQLQGTQKVSPEGSADYTLTCSGAGGKATSNAKVTVTEQLCIKLEVEFDTAKADIKKKYHAEIGKVAEFLKTYPEATGTIEGHTDNVGGADYNLKLSQRRADAVMTYLIEKYGIAKGRLSAKGFGLTKPIADNKTAAGRQKNRRILATFDCVIPAKKK encoded by the coding sequence ATGTTGATCGCGCCGGGCAGGTGGTCCTCGGCGTATTCCAGAGGGGTGCGGACGTCCACCACGCAGTGGCTGTCGAGGAGCTGTTCTGAAAATGAAAGGGTTTGGGGCATGTCGCTTTCTCCCGGAAAAACATCATATAATAGTGCAGCGAGGCTACGAATGCAAGGTTACACCTGCTGCAACCATGAGCACTGGTGTAATTCCCACACTGGCACCGGCTCGACAGCGATCGAGGGAATTTTGTCTTGCCAGGCCATCACGCTGTGGTATAAGACTAGGCAATGCAGGGGTGATTTTTCGTTAATGAAAGGAGGATGTATGAAAAGACGCATCGTCTGTTTGGCAGCAGCTGCTCTGTTGACTGTTGCCGGATCTGCTTGGGCCGGGAACCAGGCCGGTGTTTTCTCGGTGTCTCCGTTTTTCGGCGGCTACATTTTCGACGGAGTCGAGCACCAGGAGATGAGCCCCACTGTGGGTCTCCGTGCCGGCTACAACTTCACCAAAAACCTGGGTGCCGAGGGTGCATTCGGCTTCACTAGCAGTGACGGGACGAAAAACGACAGTAACCTGAGGGTATACAACTACAATCTCGATGTGCTCTATCATTTCATCCCGGACAGCCAGCTCGTGCCATTCATTGCTGCAGGCTTTGGTGGGAGATCTGCCGAGTACGAGGCTTTCGACAAGATGAGAACCAGGGGCGCATTCAACTACGGCGCCGGGGTGAAGTACTTCCTTACCGACGAAGTAGCCTTCCGTGGTGATGTTCGCCATCTCATTTTCAAGGACGATCTGCTCGGCCAGGTCAATAATCAGACCCTCCACAATGTGGAATACAGTGTCGGTATCTCGTTCCTGTTCGGGGGGGCAAAGCCGGCCCCGGCCCCGGTGGTAGAACCCAAGCCGGCGCCTGTTGTAGCCCCGGTACCCCCACCTGCGCCGAAGCCTGCTCCGCCTGCTCCTGAAGCCAGTCTTGCTGTCTCTCCCGGCTCTGTGACTAAGGGGGAAGCGGTCACCATCACCTGGGCATGCAAGAATTCCGATTCTGCCGACATCCAGCCCGGCATCGGAAAGGTTCCTCCCCAGGGGAGCAGGACCCTGAGCCCTGCAGACAACACCGACTATATCCTTACCTGTAGCAGTGCGACAGGTTCGGCAACCAGCGCAGCTAGCGTAGGCGTAACCCAGCCGGCTGCTCCCGTGGCCACTCTGACGGCTATCCCCGCTGCAATCACCAAAGGCGGCTCCAGCACGATTGAATGGGCCTGTCAGAACGCGACTGCTGCCGATATCCAGCCCGATCTCGGCACTGTCCAGCTGCAGGGAACCCAGAAGGTTTCTCCCGAAGGGAGCGCCGACTACACCTTGACCTGCAGCGGTGCAGGCGGGAAGGCAACCAGCAACGCCAAGGTGACGGTTACGGAGCAGCTCTGCATCAAGCTGGAAGTCGAATTCGACACAGCCAAGGCAGATATCAAGAAGAAGTACCATGCCGAGATCGGCAAGGTTGCCGAGTTCCTCAAGACTTACCCCGAAGCCACGGGCACAATCGAAGGCCATACCGACAACGTGGGTGGCGCCGACTACAACCTGAAGTTGTCGCAGCGTCGCGCCGATGCGGTCATGACCTATCTGATCGAGAAATATGGCATCGCGAAGGGGCGTCTCTCTGCAAAAGGTTTCGGATTGACCAAGCCCATCGCCGACAACAAGACAGCCGCGGGTCGGCAGAAAAACCGCCGCATCCTTGCTACGTTCGATTGCGTCATCCCTGCGAAGAAAAAATAG
- a CDS encoding ketose-bisphosphate aldolase, with amino-acid sequence MAYSADFEKALQVGRPPNIRQLFPNSKALIVSGKVIDRAMSAKGKAITMAANGRNYFVIRGALMAAQRANAPIIIEIAKSEGGQKAYCPVNYWNMARIVDALCNELGITVPVAIHADHYGIKNDKDLAAAKVEIPTMFEAGITSIAIDASHLPDDQNLLANLAINPFIPRWAGLETEVGEIKGNSGLSTVDEALFLIRGLNAHDIFPDWIALNNGTTHGLEASDAGIQVGLTAQIHKALVPYKVNGAQHGTSGNSSERLREIANQTATTKANVATALQMISWGLEVNDYGNAQLDANGNFIKVKGEGVSEELWAEMVAYATDKGWKKGDYKSLNLPFENKLLAQPKEIRERMAKRVEDFAYKMLVEVLNARDTAPLAIEAILKAGSHDVGPKGSRIEDPAEWTEAKIIEKAKNISSDKGAAGNFDD; translated from the coding sequence ATGGCGTACTCTGCAGATTTCGAGAAGGCCCTCCAGGTTGGTCGGCCCCCCAACATCAGACAGCTCTTTCCCAATTCAAAGGCCCTGATTGTCAGTGGCAAGGTAATCGACCGGGCAATGTCGGCCAAGGGGAAAGCCATAACCATGGCTGCCAACGGCAGGAACTACTTCGTCATCCGCGGTGCGCTCATGGCTGCCCAGCGGGCAAATGCGCCGATCATCATCGAGATCGCCAAGTCAGAAGGGGGGCAGAAGGCTTACTGCCCGGTGAACTACTGGAACATGGCCCGCATTGTCGATGCACTCTGTAATGAACTCGGCATAACCGTTCCCGTCGCCATCCATGCCGATCATTACGGCATCAAGAACGACAAGGATCTTGCTGCGGCCAAGGTGGAGATACCCACCATGTTCGAAGCAGGCATCACCTCAATAGCCATTGATGCTTCTCATCTCCCTGACGATCAGAATCTTCTGGCAAACCTTGCCATCAACCCATTCATTCCCAGGTGGGCAGGCCTTGAGACAGAAGTAGGCGAGATCAAGGGTAATTCCGGTCTCTCCACCGTGGACGAGGCGCTCTTCCTGATCCGAGGTCTGAATGCCCACGACATCTTCCCCGACTGGATCGCTCTCAACAATGGCACTACTCACGGCCTCGAAGCGAGCGATGCCGGCATCCAGGTTGGGCTCACCGCGCAGATCCACAAGGCGCTGGTTCCGTACAAGGTAAACGGTGCCCAGCACGGCACCTCGGGAAACAGTTCGGAGCGGCTGCGTGAGATCGCCAACCAGACCGCCACCACCAAGGCCAACGTTGCAACGGCCCTGCAGATGATCTCCTGGGGGCTGGAGGTGAATGACTACGGTAATGCTCAGCTTGATGCTAACGGCAATTTCATCAAGGTGAAGGGCGAGGGTGTCAGCGAGGAGCTCTGGGCCGAGATGGTGGCCTATGCCACTGACAAGGGGTGGAAAAAGGGTGACTACAAGAGCCTGAACCTTCCGTTTGAAAACAAGCTGCTGGCGCAGCCGAAGGAGATTCGCGAGCGGATGGCCAAGCGGGTGGAGGATTTTGCCTACAAGATGCTGGTCGAGGTCTTGAATGCCCGCGATACAGCGCCTCTGGCCATTGAGGCGATCCTGAAGGCAGGTTCCCATGATGTGGGACCGAAGGGGAGCCGTATCGAGGACCCGGCCGAATGGACCGAGGCCAAGATTATCGAAAAGGCCAAGAACATCTCAAGTGACAAGGGAGCGGCAGGCAACTTCGACGACTAG
- a CDS encoding GTPase — protein sequence MIEYNEQQQRMVLKLVYYGPALSGKTTNLLQLHEQLSREGRGDLMVLDTTNDRTIFFDLLPFFLTTPSGLKIKVKVYTVPGQVRHDATRKAVLQRADGVAFIADSQQAETANNANSFASLEDNLALVGLNIDALPLVIQFNKRDLANIVPEDDIRKTWEATGFPVVMASALQGWGVVETFAALAGLLFDRVDGRYRLVAEHGLTKADFVRNLTSVVTD from the coding sequence GTGATTGAATATAACGAACAGCAGCAACGGATGGTCCTGAAGCTGGTCTATTACGGTCCGGCGCTTTCAGGTAAAACAACCAACCTGCTCCAGCTTCATGAGCAGTTGAGCCGTGAAGGTCGTGGCGACCTTATGGTGCTTGATACCACCAATGACCGGACCATCTTTTTCGACCTGCTCCCCTTTTTCCTGACCACGCCAAGCGGCCTGAAGATCAAGGTGAAGGTCTACACCGTACCGGGCCAGGTGCGACATGACGCGACACGCAAGGCGGTTCTGCAACGGGCCGATGGCGTTGCCTTCATTGCCGATTCGCAACAGGCGGAAACCGCCAACAATGCCAACAGTTTCGCAAGCCTGGAAGACAATCTCGCCCTGGTGGGATTGAACATCGATGCACTGCCGCTGGTAATCCAGTTCAACAAACGGGACCTGGCCAACATCGTTCCGGAGGACGATATCAGGAAAACCTGGGAAGCAACCGGTTTCCCGGTGGTAATGGCATCCGCTCTCCAGGGATGGGGTGTGGTGGAAACCTTCGCCGCACTGGCTGGCCTTCTCTTTGACAGAGTCGACGGCCGTTACCGGCTGGTTGCAGAACATGGTCTGACAAAAGCAGATTTCGTACGCAACCTCACCTCGGTGGTCACTGACTGA